A window of Miscanthus floridulus cultivar M001 chromosome 12, ASM1932011v1, whole genome shotgun sequence genomic DNA:
cccggatagtgagaaacttggctagtcacaacatcatagtaactgtgttatggaacattatggttcggatgaatatggaattacaatacctgctatggttagtattgtatgcttttaaatgatataccacatgtttggcacaggatagttgctaatctagaaatgtatagttataattaacttgataaaggaatcataattatacaatgagtcaatttcttttatgcaaaatgttgtcaagttatctccacttatacagccttgcataatctttgGAGTCAttctatttctggtttacgacgggtaagtctagctgagtactttctcgtactcagggttttatttcccattgttgtagatggcactatgtatcatggttattgcaagagttgcttctatcccaccgtggatgaggagtaagccttgggcaggcttctttattaatccctctctttgcttttgtggaccgtgatcctacttggcactgtatcaaactatgttggaaactttattttcgaacttaattacttccgctttatctatcaaactcggtttgtaataacttttatccgtactctgatgatgaaatgtatctatgaactttatgtaatatatggcatgtatgttgaatcatgtatgatcttggttgttgtaaatcatttatcgagacccgtagtggtactcgacggactaccaggtttatatgggttcaagtatgatagtgcaaccgcttgcgggctgccattgtacttgtactcttataaattggtcggttctgtgacacttTTGGAGTCAAAGGAACAAACGGTAGTCCTTGATTCTCTGGAGGGCATGGTCGGAACTGCTATCCGACCACCGAGCCCCAAGGTGGTCCCTCCGGCTATGAtggaagaggatgaggtggaggagatcgtgcgTGACAAACCTTGACCTCAAGCAGTCTGGATCCTCCGAAAGCACGGTGAAGAAATAGTTAttgttgaagaggaggacaccaccaaggagttcaggagactggagacttcccttactggtgtgatgaaacagatcaaggtGAATACTTCTTCTGGAAAAGTCCTGGTCATTTGTTGGCATTTGTTATCAATAATGTCATCATATTTGTTGTAGGAAATATcttgagttgccgagcagcgtcgcCAGCtaataaagcgaatggagccctTGCAgcggagaacgaaaaactcaaagaggccaaAAAACTATCGAAGAAGAATATCCAGCGAGCCCAACGCGAACGAGACCTTGCGGAGTCCAACGTGTGGGACCTGGAATACCAAAAGGGCGTCCTCACCGAAAAGCTAGCGGCTACGTCCGACCAAGTGCGGAGCCAGTTCGAGCAGCTGGCCGCTATCTCCGACCAACTAAAATGTGCTTCCGAGCAGCTAGAGAGGAAAAGCAAATAGCTCAACAGTGTATCCAAATAGAAATCAGGTACGGTACATCAACGAATGCACTTTAGTATTGCTAAACAGCCGCATTTCCATTAACAACTGGTTTGCTTTGTAGATCAAGATGCTGAGCTCGGCCAGATGCGCCAGACCATCGATCAACTTCGCCAGGAAAAAACAAAGGTAGCAGAGCGGGCAGACAAACTTGCTGAGGAGTTGAAAGGTGAATTCCTTCTGGTCGGTATCATTGTTGTAGTAGCTCCACCTATAACGGATCATTGTAACTCTCATAGgttatcgtcataaagccaaagcataattcgacgtgctggtgcaggaggccaaggtccagAAGGAGAACTTTGATACTGTAGTCGCCGCAATTGAGCCGATGCTTGACTGCATTGACCTGAAGATGGCCACTCAGCATGATGGCAGGCGACAACACCTTGACACCAACAttcagaggtgcaaggcagcatgggaaaacttcaaaaccttcaaccgcgatgccattacTACCATCGCTACCCATGTCCTTGTGGTTGTTCAGTCCCATTATCCGACCATCGACCTTCAGTCCATAGAGGGTGGGTTCACAGAAGGACTGAGCGACGTGGAGACCCAGCAGttggaggatgaagtggaggatgcAGCAAAAATGCTGGCCGGCGATATAGATCTATTTGGCAAAACGACTAGTGATGGCAGAGCTCATTAATCTTATTATAGAAGACCATCTATAAAACCTCGACTGTcttttgaagggttcagcttccatctgTACTTGTttaggttggcgaaggtttcttcgaggtcggcgataaggttgtcggctATCTTGGTTTTGATGACcatgtcatcgatgtaggcttcgacgttgcagccgttgaatggccctttgataggtagccccggtgttcttgagtccaaaggacatagtttAGTAGCAGTATGCACGAAAAGGTGTAATGAATGAcgtctttatctggtcttcttccttgagggagatctgatgatagccagagtaacagttaaggaaagagagtagttcatagccggcggtagagtctacaacctcgtctatccaaggcaagctaaaggggtctttagggtagtgtttgttaagatcagtataatcaacgcacattcaccattctttattcttttttcgaacaagaatagggtttgctaaccaatctggatgatacacttcttttataaacccagcagctaagagccattttatttctaccctaatagcctccttgtctggtgcaaatcggcggagtttctgcttgatcggtttggcggtcggcaagacattcaaggagtgctcaatcttctctcGTGATACCCCcgacatgtctataggtttccaagcaaacacattggtgttggcacgtaggaaggagacgagcgtgctttcctatttggggtcaaggtgagccccaatcttcatggtttTGGAGGCGTCAttgaggccgaggctgacctccttgatttccttggacttggcggaggcgcagggaagctctagctctggaatctccatgtcatcagcgaGTActatcttggcttcggtgaccacgctagtcATCTGGATGGataggtcggtggctttggtgaGAGCGAGACCCTCTATCTCGTAGGCGTAGGCAACAGAAAGGTTGGCCCGCAGAGCCATGACTCctataggtgaaggcatcttcaacaccagataggcatagtgtggtatagccatgaatttggctagagctggctggccaagtatggcatggtaggtggtgtcgaagtcgatGACGTAGAAGTTGACATGCTCtacgtggtagttgcttgccatgccgaactaaactggtagggtgatctctccaagtggtctagatgcccttctaggtaccacaccccagaagaaGGAGTTCGAGgatgtgagatctgatatcgcaaggcccaactcccttagggcttcgacgaagagtaggttcaaagcactgccaccatcaacaaggacttttctgaagagcaccttctagatggttgtgtcgaggatgagggggaaatgccctatatatggtatgtctgcccactggtcggccctgctgaaggtgatggggatctcagaccatgggcgatagttggggtcggcggtagtttcttctgaagcgatGGCGAGCACTTGTCGGGCGGCAAGCTTTCGTTCCCTtcgactctcagtggaggcgaggcccccaaagatggtggtgaccaccttatcatggtcctgaaaggcattgttgttgttccCAGGTGGTCGAcgacctctggctccatcgtttgcatcgtcatcgagcctcttgtcctggaactacctagctagaccaatgcagtcctttatcttgtgtttggtgttcttgtgaagagggcacgggccgtcgaggatcttttggtactactCATCATAGTTACGCTTGGTGCAAGGTTGACTAATGGTGGCGAGGATGTgttctggccggcggcggcgatttTGGCTAGACCTGTGTCCTCCTGTTCGCTCACGGCCGCTATCGCGATGATAGTTGCGGTCGTCGAGATAGCGGTCGCTATGACATCGGTTGTCAGGGCGATAGTCATATCGGTGAGGTGGTCACttagtgcctgcatcctcgttgaagtgcACCATGGCTTCCTCtgcatcggcgtactggttggcgataGTTATCATTTCATCGATACCTATTGGTGGcttacggttgaatttggagcaaagctcatgatggtggagtcctcggataaaggcggtgatgactttagcttccatgatgttggggatagagttcctcatctcagagaaacgtcggatgtagctgcggaggagctcagatggcttttggttgatgcggctaagatcatgcttcgtgccgggtcgagtacacgtggccatatagttgtcggtgaaaactttcttcaattcttcccatGAGCCAATGGAGTCCGGcgcaaggctggtgaaccagctcatggcaggtggtgtgagcatgatagggagataatttgccatgatgctggtgtctcctcccgtggcacggacggcagtggcgtaagcctgtagccactaagttgggttcattcttccttcatagggctcgaccccggtgatcttaaaaccacggggccatcAAAGCAtctggagtgcccttgtgaaagctggaggcccctcagggttgtcgacaccgTAATCTGTGGCATTATGGTCAGgaataggctcgagggctgagtccgggttgccgtactccttTTTGTAATCCTGATGGCAACGTACTTTGTCTTCATGGTGACCAAAGTGACATTGCTTGATACGCCGCCGTGCATCCTAgaggttgctaagatgtactctagcatcctattcgacctcttggtcatgcTGGCGATGATGTTCGGCATGATGCCCCCTGGGTCCCCCTAGAGAGGTAGGGATTGGTCAGCAAGACGGCTTTGACTTGGGTGGCGATTGGTCCTCAGCGTAGCAgatcggtgaatcatgctcatagagcatgaaggtctctgatcctcacggatctcattgacctgacagtgagccgctttaagcatggcggcgatcttggcgagctcgggcgtttgtgggaaacgagcgagctcgttggcggctactaccaaattggtgcttggagtcttgaagacatcatGGCCATTGATGTGGAGGaattcttcatcgaggttgcGGTAGAGCGGGAGTGGTCTTCCCTGAGAGTCAAGCAGATTATTCTAAGCAGCCTCGGCCCTCACGATGGCTGCCTTGTTTTCTCGTCGCTGCGCACGGTTGACATTCTGGTTCTCCCGAGCAGCgtgctcctcctcggtttcgccgtTCTGGGGAGGACTATcaatgctgacattgaagatcgcaccaccttggaagggtggaaggagaaattgatcagaggcggtttcggcgagggtctccgtagagccctgagactcggagcctGGAGCTCCTtctgggatggtctggaggtgtGCCCCAAGGCTacggcctaagtgtagcatgttgacggctggcggaAGCTAGATGGTGACCTAGTCGgtgagtttgccccttagggcgtgtTGGTAAGCAGTGGTGGTGTTGGTGAATCCGAAGGGTAGGGTCATAGCCCCTATGGTTTCccaagcagcctccgatagatctagatcggagggtggtcggcgctgaaccggAGTGTCCATTGCCaattcggtgatggagaggcaatcggcgagcttcagtctgacctgatcgatggattcgatcagatcatcattgttgatcagcctcctctggtagcgaggaagtgaACGACGAGTTGTTGCTAAAAGAGACCTCGAAATCGCCTCCAAGATCGAATCTACAGTTGCAGGTGCAGGGGTGGCCGACGTAGAACCGATTTGCTCcagctcaaggagctctccgactccgttagcattgatgacccacgagatggatctgaccctaaagatctagccgggctgcggaagggacgaagagcctacggaaaaagccatcttgttcgactaggaaacagcacgcacacccctacctggcacgccaactgtcgacagaatatcatcgacagtcctccgaggggtatcccatgaaggtagattgattggtagaggagcacgagattaagaacaagaaggcaatagagacacacaagttagataggtttaggccatcaatatgacataataccctactcctatggtctgttggttcatattagctatcgtatgatatgccgtgattttagagggggtccctgcccaccttatatagtctgggaggcagggttacaagtcggttagatctaagaaataaccggaaagtaacaactgattataggaatcttgggatcatacatatcctaacagaactcgcaacatcttcaggatatcttcccaatgtcttgcaggaggcgccgagcagagtcgtgcctcgtgtgggggtattaacccctatacccttacggctaagcttgggctggcccggatcaatgggttcagtccactcgaaagatgacgtgcggcccagttaacctgatcggagtcccgcacaaggagtcaagacggatttggcgatcaagcaggatcctggtcggttagaataggaatccttatccggccacatatggcaattgtaactgactaggattagtttccagatctataaccctgctctccggactatataaggcgggcaggggacccctctaaaaaacatctctcattgacatacagcaatacaaatcagacgcaggacgtaggtattacgccttattggcggccgaacctggataaaacctcgtgtctgtcttgcgtcaccgtcttgtttggggcttgcgcatctgtctgccgataatctactaccttgggcatacccctaggtagactgccgaacatatttcgtcgacagtggcgcgccaggtagggggtgtgcgcttgatccatggcgagccagatggacctcaaatcaacaacgcgttctcgtcgtcaatctcgtggagatccatcccggtccacgacgatgattcatcgctgctacaccagcccctgcgatagcagatccgatctcggaaccacctccgaggtcgttttCACCAACGACTCACCGccgctgctctcgtcagccctcatcgacgactagccgccgctgctctcgtcggccctcgtcgacaactcgccgccgatgctctcgtcggccctcgtcgacaactcgccgccgatgctctcgtcagccctcatcgatgactagccgccgc
This region includes:
- the LOC136495534 gene encoding uncharacterized protein: MASNYHVEHVNFYVIDFDTTYHAILGQPALAKFMAIPHYAYLVLKMPSPIGVMALRANLSVAYAYEIEGLALTKATDLSIQMTSVVTEAKIVLADDMEIPELELPCASAKSKEIKEVSLGLNDASKTMKIGAHLDPK